The Haloarcula sp. H-GB4 genome segment TCGCCGCCGGCTACGCGGCCCCGACTTAAACGCCTACTGAAGGTCTCAAACGGTTCGCGGACTTCCGAGACGTGGCAGCTCTTTCCAGCGTCGACACCCTCTCACGTGAACATGTTGATGTCATCAACTGGCAGCACCGAGTAATCGACAGACAGCGTGTCTTTCGTGGCACGGACTTTGCCGACAAATGCGGAAATGTCATCTAGCTGTCCCTCCAGCACGAATAGTTCCATACAGTACCGGTCGCCGACGTGACTGTGGAAGTTCGACGCGACGATGGACTCGTGGTCGTGACGGAGATGCATCATTTTCTCCTCAACGGTTGTCGTCTCGTAGTCGAACAACACAGTGACGATCGCCATCAGTTCGCGGTCCTCCAGCCGCTTGTCCTCGAACTCCCCCATCAGATTCCGGACCGCTTCCCGAACGACCTCGCTGCGACCCGTGTACCCGTGTTCGTCGGCGAACGTGTCGATTCGCTCCTCCAGTTCG includes the following:
- a CDS encoding CopG family ribbon-helix-helix protein, coding for MGVVSISMPDELEERIDTFADEHGYTGRSEVVREAVRNLMGEFEDKRLEDRELMAIVTVLFDYETTTVEEKMMHLRHDHESIVASNFHSHVGDRYCMELFVLEGQLDDISAFVGKVRATKDTLSVDYSVLPVDDINMFT